A window of the Phaenicophaeus curvirostris isolate KB17595 chromosome 9, BPBGC_Pcur_1.0, whole genome shotgun sequence genome harbors these coding sequences:
- the LOC138724214 gene encoding pulmonary surfactant-associated protein A-like, protein MFFQSFYTFTVLAALLVTCHALCRCPDNSGLLKILGIAGKDNLKEQQQLSVLPCSLDNKMHNVFGNVEHRLSRLEGVLALNGKIKEVGEKLFASNGKEVNFASALESCEKAGGTLATPKNEEENEAVLGFVKQYNRYAYLGIKESENIGQFKSINDTTLNYTNWRRQEPNGKGTEKCVEMYTDGTWNDKKCSLNRLTICEF, encoded by the exons ATGTTCTTTCAATCGTTCTACACATTCACAGTACTAGCTGCTTTGTTAGTCACTTGCCATGCCCTGTGCAGGTGTCCAGATAACTCTGGGCTACTTAAGATCCTTGGAATAGCTGGAAAGGATAATCTGAAAGAACAGCAACAACTGTCAG TTCTGCCTTGTTCTCTGGACAACAAAATGCATAATGTTTTTGGAAATGTGGAACATCGACTTTCCAGGCTTGAAGGCG tGCTTGCTTTGAATGGGAAAATTAAAGAAGTAGGAGAGAAACTATTTGCCAGCAATGGGAAGGAAGTTAATTTTGCATCTGCGCTAGAGTCCTGTGAAAAGGCAGGAGGAACTCTTGCAACTCCtaaaaatgaggaggaaaatgaAGCTGTTCTGGGGTTTGTGAAACAGTATAACCGATATGCTTACTTGGGTATTAAAGAGAGTGAGAACATAGGTCAGTTTAAGAGTATAAATGACACAACTCTGAATTATACCAACTGGCGCAGACAAGAGCCTAATGGCAAAGGGACAGAAAAATGTGTAGAGATGTACACTGATGGGACCTGGAATGACAAAAAATGCAGCCTGAATCGCCTAACAATCTGTGAATTTTAA